Proteins encoded together in one Shewanella oneidensis MR-1 window:
- a CDS encoding TIGR01212 family radical SAM protein (This family includes YhcC from E. coli K-12, an uncharacterized radical SAM protein.): protein MGLDAYVNTFGAVCKAKYGERLRKLTIDAKFTCPNRDGTLGRGGCTFCNVASFSYQQKETLSISEQLQQGKARYKEAKPKLNADKFIAYFQAYTSTYDEYQVLMSKYDEAVKDSEIVGLCVGTRPDCVPDNVLDLLASYQHKGVDVWLELGLQTANDKTLHHINRGHNFACYCDTVSRARSRGLKVCTHLILGLPGETPLDYMATLQAVLAQGVDGLKLHPLHVVEGSTMAKVWRAGRLPLLTMEAYAASAGELIRHTPKEIIFHRVTAYAKKPILLAPDWCGYRWNGLVAIVEDLARNGGQGTALARP from the coding sequence ATGGGGCTCGATGCATACGTAAACACATTTGGTGCTGTTTGTAAGGCTAAATATGGCGAGCGATTACGCAAGCTGACTATCGATGCCAAATTCACTTGTCCTAACCGTGATGGCACCTTAGGACGGGGAGGATGTACTTTTTGCAATGTAGCTTCCTTTAGTTATCAGCAAAAGGAAACATTAAGCATCAGTGAGCAGCTACAGCAGGGGAAAGCCCGTTATAAAGAAGCAAAACCTAAACTCAATGCGGATAAATTTATCGCTTATTTTCAGGCGTATACGAGTACGTACGATGAATATCAAGTGCTGATGTCCAAATATGATGAAGCAGTCAAAGACAGTGAAATTGTGGGCCTGTGTGTAGGAACTCGTCCCGATTGTGTGCCTGACAACGTGCTGGATTTATTAGCGAGTTATCAGCACAAAGGAGTCGATGTATGGTTAGAGCTGGGCTTGCAGACCGCCAACGATAAGACACTTCATCATATTAACCGCGGGCATAATTTTGCCTGTTACTGCGATACTGTTTCGCGGGCGAGAAGCCGCGGTTTAAAGGTGTGTACCCATTTGATTCTAGGTTTACCAGGGGAAACACCGCTCGATTATATGGCGACCTTGCAAGCGGTGCTCGCGCAGGGCGTGGATGGTTTAAAGCTACATCCTTTACATGTGGTTGAAGGTAGTACTATGGCTAAAGTTTGGCGCGCTGGACGTTTGCCTTTGCTCACTATGGAAGCTTATGCCGCCAGTGCTGGCGAGCTTATTCGCCATACCCCTAAGGAAATCATTTTCCACCGAGTCACCGCTTATGCCAAAAAGCCTATTCTGCTTGCGCCTGACTGGTGCGGTTATCGTTGGAATGGCTTAGTGGCGATTGTGGAGGATCTTGCGCGTAATGGTGGACAAGGGACGGCATTAGCGCGACCATAA